CACAGGACATCCAGCGCAAGGAACCATTTCGATGGAAATAACACCAGATTCAGGGAAAAATTATTAGGTTTCTGTAGAAAACAAGTCGCCAGTAAACTTCAACAGAGTGTATCAGACATAACGTTTCCGGCCATAGCTATTCAGAAGATACGAATTTATTCTGATGAACAAGTCATTTTGGAAACGATGAAGGGAGACACGAACTATGTTTGTAATTTACTGGCTATGGCTTTAAAGCCCGAGCAACTTCTGAAGATAGCTATTGAGGATGAGATTCTTACTGAAAAACAAGCTACGATGATTGGTGCAATGTTGCCTGGAAAAGTGAAGAAGTTTTTCGTTCAATACAATGAAAGTTTTTGGGAAGACGAGGGCTACAGTGGTGATATTCTTAGCATTCGAGGTCCTATTGTATGGGCTATGGCGCGACCACGGTTGTCGACTACTGGAAGTATCGAAAAGTACGCAGCATTGGTCGGTtacttgatggtaagagacgaTGTCGAAGATTCTAGAGAGGCCGTGTTGGAGCAGCTGACTAAACTGTACGGCGAGGCAGCAGCGAAGCCTATTAACTACAAAGAGTCTGACGTCACTGATATTTTCGTGCCACGTTGCGGGGATTATGTGGCGCTTCGTCAACTTACATCGTTTGGGAATACTGGTAACGTAGTGGAGTGGGGAGCGATGGATATCTTCGCGGACGGGGACGTGGCAGCCGCTCTGGAAGCTGGTCACAACGCATATCTCCACGTCCTCACCTCCTTGCGGCCTCAAGCGCAGACTTTTGAAGACCTGGCTACTACAGAAAGACCGACTATTCTTGATGACGGACCTCTTACTCGTTGGGCCGCGTACCTCAACTATATTAGTTCAATTCAGATTGTTGCTTATGCTACTGCGATGTATGTAGGTTTTCGCTGTATTAGGTCCTACCTGAGGAGGTGAATGAACTCAATACTCAAGTAGCTATGGGTTTTAGTCGAAAATGTCGATAATCATTCCCTTTTTTCTCGTGACAGGTAAAAATGGTGCCCTTTGTGATTTTGTGATCTAATCTTTAATTTTTACTAGTGCTGTCTTGATTTTgatgttatttctttattgtttcgccgttttttagaattttgaatgttaataaatttttacttttctgTCTTTTAATTGCTTTTTGATCACAAACTAATATGTCGTGTCACAAATCAGTAAGTACAATAATTTTACACAGGGGCAAAAAGCAGGGTAAGCAATACGTGGTCTTATCACTTAAAACAGATAGTAACCAAACTATCAATTTATCAAATAATGGCTTCTATAAACAcaaatagaatatttattacGCATGTAAGTATCAAGAAACACTATAATAACACTCGAATTAAGTACAAATACTATTCGGTggaaaaatcggccaagtgcgaatcggactctaCATAGCAAGCTTaatccaaatcggtccatctgtttTAGCGAGGAATATCAAACACACGCACgtattcacaaactttcgcatttaatattTAGTAGAGCAGTAtacttagtgccatccacggagacgcgtgattttgacaaaattagacattaatgacattgtaataagaaccacggcacgcgtcatcgtgaatgactctacctataacatTAATTAggatgccccaatgaccttgtCATGGGTTACCCCGGTAACCACATGCCCTGACCTTAACCGCTCCAGAATTATAATGGGGCTCCCGTGACTGAACATGCGTCGGCGCTGACCTCCGACCGACAATGTCACTGACAAGGCCGGACACATGTGACGACCATTGTCTCTTTTGCGCTCCATGACTACCTACTGATATCCTATCTCCTTGCCTATGTTGCTCAATATTTGATAATGAGTCATCCATAAAATTGTGTTACGAATTTCGATACGGGGGGGGGGGTCTATCGATTATTGATACAAGAACAAAATGCAATATTTATAAGGTAGAGGGGAGtttaaaaaccagccaagtttGTCAGCGTTCCGTATGGAATCTGAAATTGTTTAAGTATTTCTATCTGCAAAAAATGTTCACCGCTAATTTTGACGAGATGTCCATTATTGTCCATACTTAGCTCGTTGAAGGCGGTAGATCTTATTATGAACGTGAACGGCTAAATGTGAAACCAGGGGATGTCAAAAATGAAACGAAGATACCAGCCAAATGTAAGCTAAACTTTGTAACTGaacttgttatttatttgtaaacctATCATTTCATCCACTCCATTCCGTAACTGCATCTTAACTGgattttaagaaacggaaacAGTCCTATTTTCATTATGAAAAATCATAAACTAAAcgcttttactttttaaatttttaacctaaccaacaataagtttgaaacccccgaatttgtcacttcaaagttcaatatctcaaaaacggccaaacccattttgatgaaacatgcctaaaaaatcgctagaaaatctgctctttaaat
Above is a window of Choristoneura fumiferana chromosome 18, NRCan_CFum_1, whole genome shotgun sequence DNA encoding:
- the LOC141438027 gene encoding uncharacterized protein produces the protein MVQNRNSKLKTTFKERQINIKADVIILGCSLPGIVTAHKLKKKFGKTMDIVVLDLAAPTRILSKGNVAFESGYISDDEESDDSSGEMTTRQFADNAAKHFLSRYAKEFSIPLPDAIMNPRLVRSPLNKLFQFRDGNIVECNKDYHDFDYLNVVERFELNQYHDLLDQNTRDLFQTNRVSCEADRRKLLYYDQTTMERHICGNLLFPTSREIMRMSVSLVCGAPSNVVSVLFYLHQCHRTSSARNHFDGNNTRFREKLLGFCRKQVASKLQQSVSDITFPAIAIQKIRIYSDEQVILETMKGDTNYVCNLLAMALKPEQLLKIAIEDEILTEKQATMIGAMLPGKVKKFFVQYNESFWEDEGYSGDILSIRGPIVWAMARPRLSTTGSIEKYAALVGYLMVRDDVEDSREAVLEQLTKLYGEAAAKPINYKESDVTDIFVPRCGDYVALRQLTSFGNTGNVVEWGAMDIFADGDVAAALEAGHNAYLHVLTSLRPQAQTFEDLATTERPTILDDGPLTRWAAYLNYISSIQIVAYATAMYVGFRCIRSYLRR